ATGTGACCGGTTCGGCGCCCAGGGACCGCAGGAACTCGTGATTGTGCTCGCCGGCCGTGCCGATGACGCGCGCTCCCTGCGCGACCGCGATCTGGACGGCGAGCGAGCCGACGCCGCCCGCGGCGGCATGCACCAGAACGGTCTCGCCCGCCGTCACACCGACCCGGCCGAGCGCCTGATAGGCCGTCAGTCCGGCGAGCGGAAGTCCGGCGGCCTGCTGCCAGCTGAGCGATGCCGGCTTGCGTGCCAGGGTCCTGACCGGGGCGGCGACCAGCTCGGCGAAGGTGCCGTGCTGGACCTCGTCCTTGCGGACATAGCCGATGACCTCGTCGCCGACCGCGTACTCGGTGGCGTCCGCGCCGACCGCCTCGACCACGCCCGCCACGTCCCACCCGGGGATGAGCGGGAAGTGGCAGTCCATCATCGGGTCCAGATAGCCCGCGAGGATCTTCCAGTCCACCGGATTGACGCCGGCCGCCTTGACCCGGATCAGGAAGGAGTCCGGGCCCACCTTCGGATCGGGGTGGTCGGTGTATTCGAGGACCTCGGGGCCGCCGTAGCTGTTTGCGATGATTGCCTTCATGGTCCGCTACAACGCGTGACGACCGGGGTTCATTCCACGGTCGCGCCGACGGTCACCGAAATGGCGTACGAAGCGCGCGGGGACCGGGCGGAGCGGGCTCGGCCGGTGTGGTCAGCGCTGGGCGCGGTGGGCGTGGTGGGCGCGGTGGGCGCGGTGGGCGCCGGGAGTGTGGCCGAAGGCCCGGCGGAACACGTCGATGAAGGCGCTGCTGGAGGCCCAGCCGCAGCGGTGTGCCACGACGGTGACGGGGGTGTCCTCGGCCAGCAGGCGCAGGGCGTGGTGCAGACGCAGCTGGGTGCGCCATTGCGGGAAGCTCATGCCGAATTCGGCTCGGCACAGCCGGGTGAGGGTGCGGTCGCTGACACCGGCCGTGGCGCCGAGTTGCGCCAGGGTCCGGTTGTCGGCCGGGTCGTCGCGGAGCAGGGCACACACCGCGACCAGCCGCGGGTCGGTGGCGGCGGGTACATGGAGGGGCTGTTCGGCCGAGTGGCGGAGCTGGTCGAGCAGGACGGCCCGGAGGCGGCGGCGTTCGGCGCCGCGGTCGGCGGGCCGCTCGGTGTAGGCGAGGATCAGCTCGCGCAGCAGCGGGCCGACCTTGAGGACCGCGGGCCGGTCCAGGCGCAGCGGGTTGTCCCGCACCGGCAGTGCCACCAGATGGAGGTCGGTGTCGCCATGGGCGTGGTGCTCGTGGACGGTGCCGGCCGGGATCCAGACGGCCCGGGTGGCGGGCGCGATCCAGCTGCCCGCCTCGGTGGTGACGGACAGTACGCCGCGGCCGGCGTAGACGATCTGGTGCTCGTCATGGCGGTGCGCGTCGACGCCGGTACCGGCGGGCAGGGGGCGCAGGCCCGTGGTCATGCGCGGGGCGTGGCGGCTTTTCGGCATTGCTTGTCAATTTATCGGAAGCGGACGGCTCCCCGCGGCGCCGATCATCGAGGAACTACGGCAGACCAGGCCCACCGTCAGGAGTCCCCCTCATGGGCAATCTTTCGATCCCCCCTCTCGCGGAACTGCGGAAGCGCCGGAGCGCGAAATGGCGGACCTTCCCGGACGACGTCCTGCCCCTCCCGGTCGCGGAGATGGACTTCCCGCTGGCGGAGCCGGTCGCCAGGGTCCTCCATGAGGCGGTCGACCGGTCGGACACCGGTTATGCGGCGCCGACCCGCGAGCTGGCGGACGCGGTGGCCAACTACGCCCGGCGCAGCTGGGATTGGCGGATCGACGCCGACGAGGTGCGCACCGTCGCCGATGTCGGGATCGGTATGGTCGAGGTCCTGCGCCGGGTCGTCAGCGCGGGTGACCGGGTGGTGATCAGCCCTCCGGTGTACGAGCCGTTCGCCTGGTGGATACGTGAGGTCGGGGCCCACGTGGTGGAGGCACCGCTGGCCCACGGACCACATGGGTGGCAGCTCGATCCGGACGCTCTGGAACGGGCCTTCGCCGACCACGCCACGGCGTATCTGCTGTGCAATCCGCACAATCCGGTGGGCCTGGTGCACCGGCGTGAGGAGTTGGCCGTGCTCGCCGAGCTGGCCGACAGATACGGCGTTCATGTGCTGTCCGACGAGATCCATGCCCCGCTCGTGCTGCCGGGGGCCGAGTTCGTCCCGTTCCTGTCGGTGTCGGACGAGGCGAGGCGCTGGGGGTTCTCGTTCCTGTCGGCCAGCAAGGGCTGGAATCTGGCCGGGCTCAAGGCGGCCGTCGTCGTCACCGCCGATCCGGCGCCGAGGCGGTATGTCGACCGCCTGTCGCCCCACTCGCTCTATCGCACCGGGCACCTCGGAGTGCTCGCCACGGTGGCCGCGTTCAACGACGGCGGCCCCTGGCTCGCCGACGCCCTGGAGGTGCTCGACCACAACCGGGGGCTGCTGGCGGACCTGTTGGAGAAGCTGCTCCCCGACGTGCGCTACCGGCAGCCGCAGGCAGGCTTTCTGGCCTGGCTCGACTTCCGCGCCCTCGGCTGGGGCGACGATCCCACCGCGCGTCTCCTTGCCGCCGCCCGGGTCGCCCTCAACGCCGGTCACCGCTACGGCCCTTCCGGCCACGGCTTCGCGCGGCTGAACTTCGGCTGCGCACCGCAGACGCTCACCGAGGCCCTCACTCGTATCGCCGCGGTCCGCTGAGACCTCGGAGACCGGGACGGGCGGCCGCCGCTCATGGTGGAGCGCGCTGCCGGCAGGCCGGAAAGCCTGTCCAGCGGCCCCGCCCCGGCCCCTCAGCCGGGCTGTGCCCCCAGGGCGCGCAGCAGGAACGGGAGGAGTTCGCTGATCGCCGCCTCACCGGAGGTGGGGCCGTCCGTAGCGCCCTGGTAGGTCACGTCGGGGGTCAGGAAGAGGCGGCTGACCATGGAGCCGACGACGAGATCGGCCAGCACATGGGCATCCTCCAGCGGCGGGATGTCGCCGCGGGCGACCGCGCGGCGCACCACCTCGGCGGCCCGGTCGCGGACCGGCTGGACGATCGCGGAGTCCAGGACCCGGGCCAGCGCCTCGTTGTGCGCGGCCTCGCCGATCAGGATGTGCAGCAGCCGTCCGCCGGGGCCCTCCAGCGTTTCCGCCTTGTCCCGGAGCAGGACGGCGAGGTCGCCTCTGAGGCTGCCGGTGTCCGGCTGCGGACCGAGGTCGCTCGCCCAGCTGACGGCGGTGCCCACGACCAGATCCTCCTTGGAGCGCCAGCGGCGGTAGAGGGTCGCGGTGGACACCCCGGCCCGCTTGGCGACGGCCGCGGTGGTCAGTCCGCCGTAGCCGCTCTCCTGCAGGACCTGGAGGGTGGCCGCCAGCAGTGCCCGGTCGCGTTCGGCGTCCCGCGGCCGGCCACGGGCGGGCTGCCCCTCGGGGGGCGCGGTCTGGTTGCTCTCGGTGCGTTCGGCCACACCGGGAGTCTACCGCCAGCATTACGAAACGAAATGTTTTCGTTTCGTGTAGCCTCGGCGTCATGGCCCCTCAGAACCACACCACCGACCTGGACGCCGCCTCCGTCGTCGGCCGGCTCCGCCGCACCTTCACGACCCACCGCACCGCCTCCCCGGAATGGCGGCGCGGCCAGCTGACGGCCCTGCGCACCCTGCTCACCGACCACCGCGACGATCTCCTCGCCGCGCTCGCCGAAGACCTCGGCAAGGGCCCCGAGGAGGCCTATCGCACCGAGATCGGCTTCACCCTCCACGAGATCGCCCACACCCTGGACCGGCTCGACGACTGGCTGGAGCCGCGGCCCGCTGAGCTGCCCGAGCGACTGCTCCCGGCGACCGCGCACACCGTCCGGGAACCGCTCGGCGTCGTCCTGGTGATCGCGCCCTGGAACTATCCGCTGCAGCTGGCGCTCGCCCCGCTCGTCGGCGCGCTGGCCGCGGGCAACTGCGCCGTCGTCAAGCCCAGCGAACTCGCCCCCGCCACCTCGGCCGCCCTGGCCCGGCTGCTGCCGCGCTATCTGGACAGCGACGCGGTGGCCGTCGTCGAGGGCGCCGTCCCGGAGACCACCGCCCTGCTGGCCCAGCGCTTCGACCACATCTTCTACACCGGCAACGGCACCGTCGGCCGGATCGTGCTGGCCGCCGCCGCACCGCATCTGACCCCGGTCACGCTGGAGCTGGGCGGCAAGAGCCCGGTCGTCCTCGACCCGGGCACCGATCTGGCCGCGGCGGCCCGGCGGCTGGTGACCGGCAAGTTCCTCAACGCCGGCCAGACCTGTGTGGCACCCGACTACGTCCTGGCGATCGGTGACACCGCCCGGGAGATCGAGCCGCATCTCGCCGCGGCGGTGCGCGAGACGTACGGAGCCGATCCGGCCGGCGCCGAGGAGTACGGACGGATCGTCAACGAACGGCACTTCGACCGGCTGACGGCCCTGCTCGACAGCGGCCGCACGGTCATCGGCGGTGCGCACGACCGCGCCGCGCGCTATCTGGCGCCCACCGTCCTCGCCGATGTCGCCCCCGACGCACCGGTGATGCAGGAGGAGATCTTCGGCCCGATCCTGCCCATCGTGCCGGTGCCCGACCTGGACGCTGCGATCGCCTTCATCAACGACCGGGACAAGCCGCTGGCGCTCTACGCGTTCACCGCGTCCGAGGACACCAAGCGCCGGCTGCTGGCCGAGACCTCCTCGGGCGCGCTCACCTTCGGGCTGCCGGTCGCCCATCTCACCGCGCCCGAGCTGCCGTTCGGCGGGGTCGGCGAGAGCGGGATGGGGCGCTACCACGGCGAGTACTCGCTGGACACCTTCAGCCACACCAAGGCGGTGCTCGACAAGCCGCTGGCCTGACGGCGGACGGGGCGGGGCGGCGGACGGTGCCGTCCCCCGGGCGTCGGGCGCTGTCCGCCGGGCGCCGTCCGCCGGCCGCCGGCTACACCGGCCGCATCCGGTACTCGTAGCGCTCCGGGAGCGGATGCGCGGACCGGGCCGCGGCGCGGACCTCCTCGGTGACCGGGCCGCCGCCCGCGACCAGTTGCTCGGCGATGGCGTACCAGGTGTCGCAGAGCACCTCGTCGCCCTCCCGCAGACCGGCGATCTCGAAACCGGCCTCGAAGATCTCCCGGGCCGCGACGGGCTGTCCCTGGGCGAGCAGCACCTGTGCGGTCAGCAGCTGGAAGCGGCCGTCGGCCGGGTCGGCCGGCCGCAGGTCCGCCAGCAGCTGCGCGGCCTCGTCGGTACGGCCGGCCGCGAGCAGCGCGGGCACCGCCTCCCGGGCGAGCGCCGGCAGCACCACCCGCCAGGCCCGGGCGGCCGGGTCCGGTGCCGAGGCCGCCCGGGCCGCCTCGGCGCAGGCCTGCGCATACCGGTCGGCGGCGCGCGCCGGCTCGCCCGCCGTGGCCTCGGCAACGGCCAGGCAGTACAGCGGCAGACAGCCGGCACCGTGCCCGAGGGCCCGCTCCCAGCTGCGGACGGCCTGGGCGCGGTCGCCCGCCTGCCACTGGGCGAGCCCCAGGTGGTAGTCGGTGGACGGGCCGGGAGGTGCGGACTCCAGCAGGTCGCGCCAGGCGGGTGCGGTCAGCACCGGTCCGGGTACGGGGCCGCCGGCCGGCAGGTCCCCGGTCCTCAGCAGCGTCAGCCACGGCTCCTGCTCCGCGCCCAGCGTGGCCGGGCCGAAGGGCGTACCGGGCAGGTCCAGACCCGTGCGGGCCACCTCCAGTGCGCCCCAGCCGGAGCCGGTGGCCAGCGACTCCTTCGGTTCCTGATCGGCATACGGCAGCCAGGCGGCGTACGCGGCCTCGACATCCGCCCGGGGCAGGGCCGCCTGCAGCCGGGCCGCGACCTCTTCGCGGGCCGCGCCCCAGTCCGCACCGTGCACCGTCGCGGGGTCGGCGTCCAGCGGCCCGTACGCCTCCAGCCAGGTGAACTCGCCGCCGGCGTCCAGCGGCAGATGCTCCAGCTGGGTACGGGCCAGACCGGCCTGGATCTCGGCGTAGCCGCCGGTGCCCGGCTCGGTGAGCCACTGCTGCCAGCGCCGCCCGGCCCGCCCCGCGCCCCACAGGAACAGCTTGCGGCCGCGCAGGGTGTCGGTGGAGGTCTGCACCAGACCGCGGCCGTCCGCGTCGAGGGAGGTGACCCAGCGGCGGGCGCCGTCGGGCACGTCGTAGAAGTAGTCGGCGGGGTAGGTGCTGCGCAGCGGGTAACTGCGGTCGGTGCCGTCGTGTTCGGGGACCGGGACGCGGCGCAGGGTCCGTTCGTAGCCGAAGTGCCAGGCCGCGTCGGCGGGCGCCAGGACGCGGGTGCGCTCACCTTCGGGCACGGCGGTGTTGGACCACCAGTAGACCGGCACGGTGTGGTGGTGCGGATTACGGATCCGCACGCCCACATGGAGGAAGTCGGAGCCCTCGGGCAGCCACAGGTCCACCTGGAAGGGCAGATCGCGCAGCCGCTCCCACTCCCACAGCCGCAGCATCTCCCCGCCGTCCGGCGCCGGGACGCAGGCGGCGTGCAGCGGGGCACAGGAGAGGGTGGTGTGGCCGGTGGCGCCGATGTTCCACTCGATTCCGCCGGAGAACCAGGCGCCGTTGAGGGCGAAGGCGGCGGGCTGGAACACCGGGTTGCGATAGAGGAGTTCACGGTCGGTGGGCTTGTGGTGCAGGGAGTACACCCGGCCGCCGAGGCCGGGCAGGACGGTGGCGCGCAGCCGGTCGTTCTCGATGACCAGCGCGTCGAGGTCGGTGCTGCGGCGGGCCCGGCCGTAGCCGTCGCGCAGCGGGGCGGGCAGGATCGAGCGCAGCGGCGCACAGCCGATCTGCCGCGCCATGTCGGCGGGCAGACCGGCGTCCCGGGGGACCTCGATGTGGTGCGGGTCCTGGCCGGCGCGCAGCGCGGGGAGGGGGTTGTCCGGGCCGAGGGGGGCGGCGGGAAGGGTCAGGGTGGTGCGTCGCACACTCATGGCCACGGCTGCCTCGCAATGCTGGACCGGGCCACCTCGGCTGCGGCGGCCTCCTGTTGACCATGGAACCGCGTGATCGCCGCTCTGCACAGGGCTCCCGGGGGCGGGGCGAGGTCAGGGTTGCGCAAAGACACTCTCAAGGAGCTCGGCGAGCAGCACCGCGCCGGTCCCCTCGGGGTCGCGGTCCGGGTCGTAGATGGTGACGTTGATGCCGACGCAGCGCGGTGAGGCGGCCAACGGGCCCAGCAGCGACCGGAGTTCGCCGGTGAGCAGACCGCCGGGGTCGGGGCTGTCGACGGCCGGCATGACGGACGGATCGAGGACATCGGCGTCGAGATGGATCCAGAAGCCGTCGAGGTGCGAGCGCTGGAAGTGGGTGAGGACCTCACGGGCCACCGCCTCCGGGCCGCGCCGCCGGATCTCGCCGACCGGGGCGTGGCTGATGCCGAGGCCGGTCAGCTCCTCCTGGTCCTCGTCCGCGTCGCGGATGCCGAGGACGCACACGTCCTCGTCGCGGACGTACGGCCGCAGCCCGTCGAGGTCCGTGAGATCCGCCTGGCCCCGTCCGGTGATCTGTGCCACGCCCTCCCCGGCCGCGGCCCCGACCGGGCCGGAGACCGCCGTGTTGCCGGGATGCCGGAAGTCGCCGTGCCCGTCGAGGTAGGCGACGCCGTAGCGCCCCAGCCGGCGCAGCGCGAGCACCGCGCCGAGCAGGATGCTGCAGTCACCGCCCAGCACCACCGGGAAGTCACCGCTGCCCACATGCCCCTCGATACGGGTCGCGAGCCGGCTCGTGTAGGCGGCGAGGGCCGCGGCGTTGAAGTCGCCGTCGCCCTCCTTCCACTCCCCCAGGTCGTAGCGCGGCGGGACCACCACACCGCCCTCCAGGGCACCGAGCCGGCGCAGCAGTCCCTGTTCACGCAGTGCGCCCGCGAGCTTGTAGCAGCCGGGAACGGTGCCGGGCGCGGGCGGTCGCAGCCCCAGGTTGGAGGGGGCATCGATCAGTACGGTACGGCGCATACGGTGATCGTCACATAGGCCCACCGGAAATTGGGAGGCCCCGGAAGATCCGGCGAAATAGCCTGGCAACTCGGCTCATTGACACCCGCGGAACGGAAAACGGCCCCCATGGCGACCCAGCACACCTACCGAGTCATCGTCCGCGGCAAGTGGGACGGTCTGACCGCCGGGTCCCGGGAGAAGCTGCTGGCCGAGGTGGACGAGCACGGTCTGGCCCAGATGCAGTTCACGCCTGAGGGCTCGCTGGCGTACGACACCGCGCTGCACTCCTTCAGCTACCGCTATGTCATCGTCTCGGACGCGGCGGACGGCGAGGAGATGGCGGCCGCGCTGGCCGAGGACAAGGCGGAGACCGCGCTGCGGGCCGCCGGACTGGGCTACCGGGACCTGCGGTCCACGGCCACCGACATGGACACCATGAAGATCAACCGCAAGTCCCGGTAGCCGGGGCCCCGTCGGACGGCTGCGCGGCGGCGCCCGGTTCGTTGAAGCGCAGCCGGTTGCCGAAGGGGTCGGTCAGCGTGAGCGAGGTCCCGATCTCGTCCTGCTCCAGACCGGGCCGCAGATACGGGTAGTTCTTGCCGGCGAGCTCGGCGTGCAGCGCACGCACCCCGGTCAGCTCCGTGTAGACCGTGGAGCCGGGTGTCGCATCGCCGTGGTGCTCCGACAGATGCAGTACGAGGTCACCGCGCGACACCTGGGTGTAGAGCGGCATACCGGGCTCGAAGCGGTGCTCCCAGTCGACCGTGCAGCCGAGGTAGTCGAGGTAGAACTCATGGGCCTTGGCCACGTCGAAGATCCGGAAGACCGGCACGGTGCGGTGGAAGTCAGGGGTCATGGCGGACATCGAATCACTCCGCCTGCCCGGAGACCATCTCGGCGGTGATCGCCCAGCGCTCGTGGTCGCGCCAGGCGCCGTCGATGAAGAGGAAGTCCGGGGAGAAGCCCTCCAGCCGGAACCCGGCCCGCTTGACCAGGGCGATCGACAGCTCGTTGGCCGGCTGGATGTTGACCTCCAGCCGGTGCAGCCCCATCGCCGTGAAGGCGTGGTGCAGCACGAGCCGCAGGCCCTCGCTCATCAGCCCGCGGCCGGCGGCATGCGCGAAGGCGCCGTATCCGATCGCGCCACAACGGAACGCGCCGTGCACGATGTTGTTGACCGTGAGGTAGCCGGCGATCCGGCCGTCGGCCAGCTCGCAGATCAAGAACCCCTCGCGCTGCGGCTCCTGGAGCCGCAGCAGATAGCTGTCGTACGCGGCGTCCGTGGTGGGCGGGAAGAGCCAGGGGCTGTGCAGCTCCGCGCTCTCCCGCGCCCGCGCGGTGAACTCTTCCCGGTCGGCGGCGGTGAAGTGCCGGATGCCCACCCGCGGTCCGCGCGCGAGGTAGCGGTCGTTGCTCGTCATCGGCAGATCGTACGAAGGGCGGCAGCGGCAGGCCAGCCGAAGCCCTGGCGGCGCGCCCGGACCCGTCCGGCCGTCACGGGCCCTCCCGCCACACCGGCGCGTCCGTTCCGCACAGACCGGGCGGGGTCGTCCAGGTGGCCGGTGCGCCGGCGAAGGAGACGGGCGGAAGGGCGTGGCGGAGCCGGCCCGCGGGGCTGTCGGTCTCGCGGAGGTGGTCCGCGGGGTCGTAGAGGGCGTCGCCGGGGGTCTCCGTTCCGGTCGTGAGCGGGCCGTCGTGCCCCGCCAGGCCGTGCGTCAGCCATCGCGCGGTGCGGGCCAGGGAGAAGGTCGCGAGGGTGGAGCCGCCCGTGCGGCTCTGTTCGGTCAGCGCGCGGAGCACCGCCGCGGCCATGAGGTAGCCCGTACCGTGATCCAGTGCCTGGGCGGGCAGTGCGCCGGGCGTGCCGCTGCGCTTCACTCCGCCTCTGCTCTCTTGTGAGTCCTCGGACGCAGAGCCCGCCTCGGCTTCGACGGCGGCGATCCCGGTGGCCACCTGCACCAGGCTGTCGAAGCCGCGCCGGCCACCCCACGGCCCGTCCTCGCCCCAGGCGGAGAGCCGGGCCACCACCAGCCCGGGGCGGCGTGCGGCCAGTTCCTCCGGAGTGAGACCGAAGCGGTCGAGGGCACCCGGCCGGTAGCCGGTCACCACGACATCCGCGCGGGCCAGCAGTGCCTCGAAGTCCGCCCGGCCGGCGGGCGAGCCGAGGTCGAGCAGCGCGGACCGCTTGCCGAAGCCGGTATCGCTGTGGGCGTCCTGGCTCTCCGGCAGCTGGGGGCGTCGATCCGCAGCACGTCCGCGCCGAGCAGTGCCAGGGTGCGGGTGGCGACCGGCCCGGCGATCACCCGGGTCAGATCGAGCACCCGCAGCCCGGCGGCCGGCCGCACCGGGTCGCCGGCGAGCGGCGGCAGCGCCCGGGGCGGCGCGTCGGCGCCGAGCGGTCCGAGGGTCAGCAGCGGCGGGGCGGCCGCCGCGGCGCCCTGGGGGTGGGCGGCCCACTCCTCGGGGGTGCGGACGGCGACGGCCAGCCCGCCCGCGGCGTAGACGGTTTCCTCGATCTCGACGGCACGG
This genomic stretch from Streptomyces nigrescens harbors:
- a CDS encoding NADP-dependent oxidoreductase, translated to MKAIIANSYGGPEVLEYTDHPDPKVGPDSFLIRVKAAGVNPVDWKILAGYLDPMMDCHFPLIPGWDVAGVVEAVGADATEYAVGDEVIGYVRKDEVQHGTFAELVAAPVRTLARKPASLSWQQAAGLPLAGLTAYQALGRVGVTAGETVLVHAAAGGVGSLAVQIAVAQGARVIGTAGEHNHEFLRSLGAEPVTYGDGLADRVRELAPEGVDAAVDFVGGGVVEVSQELLKDRGRVASIADGEVKAKGGHMVWVRPDTADLTALGALADAGKLTVPVAATFPLTETAEAFRQSMTGRTRGKIVLDVS
- a CDS encoding AraC family transcriptional regulator is translated as MPKSRHAPRMTTGLRPLPAGTGVDAHRHDEHQIVYAGRGVLSVTTEAGSWIAPATRAVWIPAGTVHEHHAHGDTDLHLVALPVRDNPLRLDRPAVLKVGPLLRELILAYTERPADRGAERRRLRAVLLDQLRHSAEQPLHVPAATDPRLVAVCALLRDDPADNRTLAQLGATAGVSDRTLTRLCRAEFGMSFPQWRTQLRLHHALRLLAEDTPVTVVAHRCGWASSSAFIDVFRRAFGHTPGAHRAHRAHHAHRAQR
- a CDS encoding MalY/PatB family protein, translated to MGNLSIPPLAELRKRRSAKWRTFPDDVLPLPVAEMDFPLAEPVARVLHEAVDRSDTGYAAPTRELADAVANYARRSWDWRIDADEVRTVADVGIGMVEVLRRVVSAGDRVVISPPVYEPFAWWIREVGAHVVEAPLAHGPHGWQLDPDALERAFADHATAYLLCNPHNPVGLVHRREELAVLAELADRYGVHVLSDEIHAPLVLPGAEFVPFLSVSDEARRWGFSFLSASKGWNLAGLKAAVVVTADPAPRRYVDRLSPHSLYRTGHLGVLATVAAFNDGGPWLADALEVLDHNRGLLADLLEKLLPDVRYRQPQAGFLAWLDFRALGWGDDPTARLLAAARVALNAGHRYGPSGHGFARLNFGCAPQTLTEALTRIAAVR
- a CDS encoding TetR/AcrR family transcriptional regulator, producing the protein MAERTESNQTAPPEGQPARGRPRDAERDRALLAATLQVLQESGYGGLTTAAVAKRAGVSTATLYRRWRSKEDLVVGTAVSWASDLGPQPDTGSLRGDLAVLLRDKAETLEGPGGRLLHILIGEAAHNEALARVLDSAIVQPVRDRAAEVVRRAVARGDIPPLEDAHVLADLVVGSMVSRLFLTPDVTYQGATDGPTSGEAAISELLPFLLRALGAQPG
- a CDS encoding aldehyde dehydrogenase family protein, with product MAPQNHTTDLDAASVVGRLRRTFTTHRTASPEWRRGQLTALRTLLTDHRDDLLAALAEDLGKGPEEAYRTEIGFTLHEIAHTLDRLDDWLEPRPAELPERLLPATAHTVREPLGVVLVIAPWNYPLQLALAPLVGALAAGNCAVVKPSELAPATSAALARLLPRYLDSDAVAVVEGAVPETTALLAQRFDHIFYTGNGTVGRIVLAAAAPHLTPVTLELGGKSPVVLDPGTDLAAAARRLVTGKFLNAGQTCVAPDYVLAIGDTAREIEPHLAAAVRETYGADPAGAEEYGRIVNERHFDRLTALLDSGRTVIGGAHDRAARYLAPTVLADVAPDAPVMQEEIFGPILPIVPVPDLDAAIAFINDRDKPLALYAFTASEDTKRRLLAETSSGALTFGLPVAHLTAPELPFGGVGESGMGRYHGEYSLDTFSHTKAVLDKPLA
- a CDS encoding DUF5107 domain-containing protein, which gives rise to MAMSVRRTTLTLPAAPLGPDNPLPALRAGQDPHHIEVPRDAGLPADMARQIGCAPLRSILPAPLRDGYGRARRSTDLDALVIENDRLRATVLPGLGGRVYSLHHKPTDRELLYRNPVFQPAAFALNGAWFSGGIEWNIGATGHTTLSCAPLHAACVPAPDGGEMLRLWEWERLRDLPFQVDLWLPEGSDFLHVGVRIRNPHHHTVPVYWWSNTAVPEGERTRVLAPADAAWHFGYERTLRRVPVPEHDGTDRSYPLRSTYPADYFYDVPDGARRWVTSLDADGRGLVQTSTDTLRGRKLFLWGAGRAGRRWQQWLTEPGTGGYAEIQAGLARTQLEHLPLDAGGEFTWLEAYGPLDADPATVHGADWGAAREEVAARLQAALPRADVEAAYAAWLPYADQEPKESLATGSGWGALEVARTGLDLPGTPFGPATLGAEQEPWLTLLRTGDLPAGGPVPGPVLTAPAWRDLLESAPPGPSTDYHLGLAQWQAGDRAQAVRSWERALGHGAGCLPLYCLAVAEATAGEPARAADRYAQACAEAARAASAPDPAARAWRVVLPALAREAVPALLAAGRTDEAAQLLADLRPADPADGRFQLLTAQVLLAQGQPVAAREIFEAGFEIAGLREGDEVLCDTWYAIAEQLVAGGGPVTEEVRAAARSAHPLPERYEYRMRPV
- a CDS encoding arginase family protein, yielding MRRTVLIDAPSNLGLRPPAPGTVPGCYKLAGALREQGLLRRLGALEGGVVVPPRYDLGEWKEGDGDFNAAALAAYTSRLATRIEGHVGSGDFPVVLGGDCSILLGAVLALRRLGRYGVAYLDGHGDFRHPGNTAVSGPVGAAAGEGVAQITGRGQADLTDLDGLRPYVRDEDVCVLGIRDADEDQEELTGLGISHAPVGEIRRRGPEAVAREVLTHFQRSHLDGFWIHLDADVLDPSVMPAVDSPDPGGLLTGELRSLLGPLAASPRCVGINVTIYDPDRDPEGTGAVLLAELLESVFAQP
- a CDS encoding DUF6204 family protein, whose protein sequence is MATQHTYRVIVRGKWDGLTAGSREKLLAEVDEHGLAQMQFTPEGSLAYDTALHSFSYRYVIVSDAADGEEMAAALAEDKAETALRAAGLGYRDLRSTATDMDTMKINRKSR
- a CDS encoding glyoxalase superfamily protein; the encoded protein is MTPDFHRTVPVFRIFDVAKAHEFYLDYLGCTVDWEHRFEPGMPLYTQVSRGDLVLHLSEHHGDATPGSTVYTELTGVRALHAELAGKNYPYLRPGLEQDEIGTSLTLTDPFGNRLRFNEPGAAAQPSDGAPATGTCG
- a CDS encoding GNAT family N-acetyltransferase, translating into MTSNDRYLARGPRVGIRHFTAADREEFTARARESAELHSPWLFPPTTDAAYDSYLLRLQEPQREGFLICELADGRIAGYLTVNNIVHGAFRCGAIGYGAFAHAAGRGLMSEGLRLVLHHAFTAMGLHRLEVNIQPANELSIALVKRAGFRLEGFSPDFLFIDGAWRDHERWAITAEMVSGQAE